One genomic region from Drosophila subpulchrella strain 33 F10 #4 breed RU33 chromosome 2R, RU_Dsub_v1.1 Primary Assembly, whole genome shotgun sequence encodes:
- the LOC119551327 gene encoding beta-glucuronidase isoform X2 has product MALSFFSLVTGLYVLHFSIALILVNKEVPQTRGMLYPRESETREVRSLDGIWNFVRSDQANPTQGVRDEWYAKELSQSRPTIPMPVPASYNDITTDNLRDHVGTVWYDRKFFVPRSWAKDQRIWLRFGSVHYEAYVWINGQKVVKHEMGHLPFEAEVTDLLNYGAENRITVMCDNALIQTTVPQGRITEVPNDGGMTIVQSYSFDFFNYAGIHRSVHLYTTPRTFIEEVEVTTNLSGDASVGEVFYSVSVNGSAANEADNVLQIQANLYDKEGKLVANATSDGKLGGTLQVNQVKPWWPYLMHPEPGYLYELEIKLLATNEELLDVYRLKVGIRTLSWNKKQFLINGKPVYFRGFGRHEDADIRGKGLDNAVMVRDFNLLKWIGANAYRTSHYPYSEESMQFADEHGIMIIDECPSVDTENFSQELLGKHKSSLEQLIHRDRNHPSVVMWSIANEPRTGSMSADSYFELVANFTRSLDSSRPITAAIAVPHTQDKAGRSLDIISFNRYNAWYSNTGRLDMVTQNVIDEATAWNKQYNKPIIMSEYGADTLEGLHMQPAYVWSEEFQTEVFSRHFKAFDELRKKGWFIGEFVWNFADFKTAQSYTRVGGNKKGVFTRARQPKAAAHLLRKRYFALGRDLDQCNFPDDLFTYIADLIS; this is encoded by the exons ATGG CTTTGTCCTTCTTCTCCCTGGTCACCGGCCTTTACGTCCTGCACTTCTCCATAGCCCTGATCTTGGTCAACAAGGAGGTGCCCCAAACGCGTGGAATGCTATATCCCAGGGAATCGGAGACGCGGGAGGTGCGATCTCTGGACGGCATCTGGAACTTTGTGAGGTCCGACCAGGCGAATCCCACGCAGGGAGTGCGGGATGAGTGGTATGCCAAAGAGCTGAGCCAGAGCAGGCCGACGATCCCGATGCCAGTGCCCGCCTCCTATAACGACATAACCACGGATAACTTGAGGGACCACGTGGGCACCGTGTGGTACGACCGGAAGTTCTTTGTGCCCCGCTCCTGGGCAAAGGACCAGAGGATCTGGCTGAGGTTCGGCAGTGTGCATTATGAGGCTTATGTG tGGATCAATGGTCAGAAGGTAGTGAAGCACGAGATGGGTCACCTGCCCTTCGAGGCTGAGGTGACGGATCTCCTGAACTACGGGGCCGAGAACCGGATTACAGTGATGTGCGACAACGCTCTGATCCAGACGACTGTGCCGCAGGGCAGGATCACGGAAGTGCCCAACGATGGAGGGATGACCATTGTGCAGAGCTACTCCTTCGACTTCTTCAACTATGCGGGGATCCACAGGAGCGTGCATCTGTACACCACGCCACGCACTTTTATCGAGGAGGTTGAGGTCACCACAAACCTTTCGGGGGATGCCAGTG TTGGCGAGGTCTTTTATAGCGTTAGTGTGAATGGAAGCGCAGCCAACGAGGCGGATAATGTCCTGCAAATTCAGGCCAACCTGTACGACAAGGAAGGCAAATTGGTGGCCAATGCAACTTCGGACGGGAAACTGGGAGGCACGTTGCAAGTGAACCAGGTAAAACCGTGGTGGCCGTACCTAATGCATCCGGAACCCGGTTACCTGTACGAGCTGGAGATCAAACTGCTGGCGACCAACGAGGAGCTCCTGGATGTCTATCGGCTCAAAGTGGGCATACGCACTTTGAGTTGGAACAAAAAGCAGTTCCTAATCAACGGCAAGCCCGTTTATTTCCGTGGATTTGGGCGACACGAAGATGCGGATATCAGGGGCAAAGGTCTAGATAATGCCGTGATGGTTCGGGATTTCAACCTGCTTAAATGGATTGGAGCGAATGCGTACCGCACCTCCCATTATCCCTATTCCGAGGAGTCCATGCAATTTGCGGATGAGCACGGAATCATGATCATCGACGAGTGTCCCAGTGTGGATACAGA AAACTTCAGCCAGGAGCTGCTGGGCAAGCATAAATCGTCGCTGGAACAGCTCATCCATAGGGATCGCAATCATCCGAGTGTAGTGATGTGGTCCATTGCCAATGAACCCCGAACTGGCAGCATGAGTGCGGACTCGTACTTCGA ATTGGTGGCCAATTTCACACGCTCGTTGGATAGTTCCCGACCCATTACGGCTGCCATTGCTGTCCCCCACACCCAGGACAAGGCG GGACGCTCTTTGGACATTATCAGCTTCAATCGCTACAATGCCTGGTATTCAAACACCGGCCGCCTGGATATGGTTACCCAGAACGTGATCGATGAGGCCACCGCCTGGAACAAACAATATAACAAACCCATTATCATGTCTGAGTATGGAGCGGATACCCTGGAGGGTTTGCATATG CAACCAGCTTACGTGTGGTCGGAGGAATTCCAGACAGAGGTGTTTTCCCGTCATTTCAAGGCCTTTGACGAGCTGCGCAAGAAAGGATGGTTTATTGGCGAGTTTGTGTGGAACTTTGCCGACTTCAAGACAGCTCAAA gcTATACCCGCGTGGGCGGCAATAAAAAGGGCGTATTCACCCGCGCCCGTCAACCCAAAGCGGCTGCCCATCTCCTCCGGAAGAGATACTTTGCCTTGGGCAGGGACTTGGACCAATGCAACTTCCCGGACGATCTCTTCACCTACATCGCCGACTTGATATCCTAA
- the LOC119551327 gene encoding beta-glucuronidase isoform X1, protein MHLKIRLTCRKYEIWALSFFSLVTGLYVLHFSIALILVNKEVPQTRGMLYPRESETREVRSLDGIWNFVRSDQANPTQGVRDEWYAKELSQSRPTIPMPVPASYNDITTDNLRDHVGTVWYDRKFFVPRSWAKDQRIWLRFGSVHYEAYVWINGQKVVKHEMGHLPFEAEVTDLLNYGAENRITVMCDNALIQTTVPQGRITEVPNDGGMTIVQSYSFDFFNYAGIHRSVHLYTTPRTFIEEVEVTTNLSGDASVGEVFYSVSVNGSAANEADNVLQIQANLYDKEGKLVANATSDGKLGGTLQVNQVKPWWPYLMHPEPGYLYELEIKLLATNEELLDVYRLKVGIRTLSWNKKQFLINGKPVYFRGFGRHEDADIRGKGLDNAVMVRDFNLLKWIGANAYRTSHYPYSEESMQFADEHGIMIIDECPSVDTENFSQELLGKHKSSLEQLIHRDRNHPSVVMWSIANEPRTGSMSADSYFELVANFTRSLDSSRPITAAIAVPHTQDKAGRSLDIISFNRYNAWYSNTGRLDMVTQNVIDEATAWNKQYNKPIIMSEYGADTLEGLHMQPAYVWSEEFQTEVFSRHFKAFDELRKKGWFIGEFVWNFADFKTAQSYTRVGGNKKGVFTRARQPKAAAHLLRKRYFALGRDLDQCNFPDDLFTYIADLIS, encoded by the exons ATGCATTTGAAGATCCGTCTCACGTGTCGCAAATATGAAATTTGGG CTTTGTCCTTCTTCTCCCTGGTCACCGGCCTTTACGTCCTGCACTTCTCCATAGCCCTGATCTTGGTCAACAAGGAGGTGCCCCAAACGCGTGGAATGCTATATCCCAGGGAATCGGAGACGCGGGAGGTGCGATCTCTGGACGGCATCTGGAACTTTGTGAGGTCCGACCAGGCGAATCCCACGCAGGGAGTGCGGGATGAGTGGTATGCCAAAGAGCTGAGCCAGAGCAGGCCGACGATCCCGATGCCAGTGCCCGCCTCCTATAACGACATAACCACGGATAACTTGAGGGACCACGTGGGCACCGTGTGGTACGACCGGAAGTTCTTTGTGCCCCGCTCCTGGGCAAAGGACCAGAGGATCTGGCTGAGGTTCGGCAGTGTGCATTATGAGGCTTATGTG tGGATCAATGGTCAGAAGGTAGTGAAGCACGAGATGGGTCACCTGCCCTTCGAGGCTGAGGTGACGGATCTCCTGAACTACGGGGCCGAGAACCGGATTACAGTGATGTGCGACAACGCTCTGATCCAGACGACTGTGCCGCAGGGCAGGATCACGGAAGTGCCCAACGATGGAGGGATGACCATTGTGCAGAGCTACTCCTTCGACTTCTTCAACTATGCGGGGATCCACAGGAGCGTGCATCTGTACACCACGCCACGCACTTTTATCGAGGAGGTTGAGGTCACCACAAACCTTTCGGGGGATGCCAGTG TTGGCGAGGTCTTTTATAGCGTTAGTGTGAATGGAAGCGCAGCCAACGAGGCGGATAATGTCCTGCAAATTCAGGCCAACCTGTACGACAAGGAAGGCAAATTGGTGGCCAATGCAACTTCGGACGGGAAACTGGGAGGCACGTTGCAAGTGAACCAGGTAAAACCGTGGTGGCCGTACCTAATGCATCCGGAACCCGGTTACCTGTACGAGCTGGAGATCAAACTGCTGGCGACCAACGAGGAGCTCCTGGATGTCTATCGGCTCAAAGTGGGCATACGCACTTTGAGTTGGAACAAAAAGCAGTTCCTAATCAACGGCAAGCCCGTTTATTTCCGTGGATTTGGGCGACACGAAGATGCGGATATCAGGGGCAAAGGTCTAGATAATGCCGTGATGGTTCGGGATTTCAACCTGCTTAAATGGATTGGAGCGAATGCGTACCGCACCTCCCATTATCCCTATTCCGAGGAGTCCATGCAATTTGCGGATGAGCACGGAATCATGATCATCGACGAGTGTCCCAGTGTGGATACAGA AAACTTCAGCCAGGAGCTGCTGGGCAAGCATAAATCGTCGCTGGAACAGCTCATCCATAGGGATCGCAATCATCCGAGTGTAGTGATGTGGTCCATTGCCAATGAACCCCGAACTGGCAGCATGAGTGCGGACTCGTACTTCGA ATTGGTGGCCAATTTCACACGCTCGTTGGATAGTTCCCGACCCATTACGGCTGCCATTGCTGTCCCCCACACCCAGGACAAGGCG GGACGCTCTTTGGACATTATCAGCTTCAATCGCTACAATGCCTGGTATTCAAACACCGGCCGCCTGGATATGGTTACCCAGAACGTGATCGATGAGGCCACCGCCTGGAACAAACAATATAACAAACCCATTATCATGTCTGAGTATGGAGCGGATACCCTGGAGGGTTTGCATATG CAACCAGCTTACGTGTGGTCGGAGGAATTCCAGACAGAGGTGTTTTCCCGTCATTTCAAGGCCTTTGACGAGCTGCGCAAGAAAGGATGGTTTATTGGCGAGTTTGTGTGGAACTTTGCCGACTTCAAGACAGCTCAAA gcTATACCCGCGTGGGCGGCAATAAAAAGGGCGTATTCACCCGCGCCCGTCAACCCAAAGCGGCTGCCCATCTCCTCCGGAAGAGATACTTTGCCTTGGGCAGGGACTTGGACCAATGCAACTTCCCGGACGATCTCTTCACCTACATCGCCGACTTGATATCCTAA
- the LOC119551327 gene encoding beta-glucuronidase isoform X3, translating into MSLSFFSLVTGLYVLHFSIALILVNKEVPQTRGMLYPRESETREVRSLDGIWNFVRSDQANPTQGVRDEWYAKELSQSRPTIPMPVPASYNDITTDNLRDHVGTVWYDRKFFVPRSWAKDQRIWLRFGSVHYEAYVWINGQKVVKHEMGHLPFEAEVTDLLNYGAENRITVMCDNALIQTTVPQGRITEVPNDGGMTIVQSYSFDFFNYAGIHRSVHLYTTPRTFIEEVEVTTNLSGDASVGEVFYSVSVNGSAANEADNVLQIQANLYDKEGKLVANATSDGKLGGTLQVNQVKPWWPYLMHPEPGYLYELEIKLLATNEELLDVYRLKVGIRTLSWNKKQFLINGKPVYFRGFGRHEDADIRGKGLDNAVMVRDFNLLKWIGANAYRTSHYPYSEESMQFADEHGIMIIDECPSVDTENFSQELLGKHKSSLEQLIHRDRNHPSVVMWSIANEPRTGSMSADSYFELVANFTRSLDSSRPITAAIAVPHTQDKAGRSLDIISFNRYNAWYSNTGRLDMVTQNVIDEATAWNKQYNKPIIMSEYGADTLEGLHMQPAYVWSEEFQTEVFSRHFKAFDELRKKGWFIGEFVWNFADFKTAQSYTRVGGNKKGVFTRARQPKAAAHLLRKRYFALGRDLDQCNFPDDLFTYIADLIS; encoded by the exons ATGT CTTTGTCCTTCTTCTCCCTGGTCACCGGCCTTTACGTCCTGCACTTCTCCATAGCCCTGATCTTGGTCAACAAGGAGGTGCCCCAAACGCGTGGAATGCTATATCCCAGGGAATCGGAGACGCGGGAGGTGCGATCTCTGGACGGCATCTGGAACTTTGTGAGGTCCGACCAGGCGAATCCCACGCAGGGAGTGCGGGATGAGTGGTATGCCAAAGAGCTGAGCCAGAGCAGGCCGACGATCCCGATGCCAGTGCCCGCCTCCTATAACGACATAACCACGGATAACTTGAGGGACCACGTGGGCACCGTGTGGTACGACCGGAAGTTCTTTGTGCCCCGCTCCTGGGCAAAGGACCAGAGGATCTGGCTGAGGTTCGGCAGTGTGCATTATGAGGCTTATGTG tGGATCAATGGTCAGAAGGTAGTGAAGCACGAGATGGGTCACCTGCCCTTCGAGGCTGAGGTGACGGATCTCCTGAACTACGGGGCCGAGAACCGGATTACAGTGATGTGCGACAACGCTCTGATCCAGACGACTGTGCCGCAGGGCAGGATCACGGAAGTGCCCAACGATGGAGGGATGACCATTGTGCAGAGCTACTCCTTCGACTTCTTCAACTATGCGGGGATCCACAGGAGCGTGCATCTGTACACCACGCCACGCACTTTTATCGAGGAGGTTGAGGTCACCACAAACCTTTCGGGGGATGCCAGTG TTGGCGAGGTCTTTTATAGCGTTAGTGTGAATGGAAGCGCAGCCAACGAGGCGGATAATGTCCTGCAAATTCAGGCCAACCTGTACGACAAGGAAGGCAAATTGGTGGCCAATGCAACTTCGGACGGGAAACTGGGAGGCACGTTGCAAGTGAACCAGGTAAAACCGTGGTGGCCGTACCTAATGCATCCGGAACCCGGTTACCTGTACGAGCTGGAGATCAAACTGCTGGCGACCAACGAGGAGCTCCTGGATGTCTATCGGCTCAAAGTGGGCATACGCACTTTGAGTTGGAACAAAAAGCAGTTCCTAATCAACGGCAAGCCCGTTTATTTCCGTGGATTTGGGCGACACGAAGATGCGGATATCAGGGGCAAAGGTCTAGATAATGCCGTGATGGTTCGGGATTTCAACCTGCTTAAATGGATTGGAGCGAATGCGTACCGCACCTCCCATTATCCCTATTCCGAGGAGTCCATGCAATTTGCGGATGAGCACGGAATCATGATCATCGACGAGTGTCCCAGTGTGGATACAGA AAACTTCAGCCAGGAGCTGCTGGGCAAGCATAAATCGTCGCTGGAACAGCTCATCCATAGGGATCGCAATCATCCGAGTGTAGTGATGTGGTCCATTGCCAATGAACCCCGAACTGGCAGCATGAGTGCGGACTCGTACTTCGA ATTGGTGGCCAATTTCACACGCTCGTTGGATAGTTCCCGACCCATTACGGCTGCCATTGCTGTCCCCCACACCCAGGACAAGGCG GGACGCTCTTTGGACATTATCAGCTTCAATCGCTACAATGCCTGGTATTCAAACACCGGCCGCCTGGATATGGTTACCCAGAACGTGATCGATGAGGCCACCGCCTGGAACAAACAATATAACAAACCCATTATCATGTCTGAGTATGGAGCGGATACCCTGGAGGGTTTGCATATG CAACCAGCTTACGTGTGGTCGGAGGAATTCCAGACAGAGGTGTTTTCCCGTCATTTCAAGGCCTTTGACGAGCTGCGCAAGAAAGGATGGTTTATTGGCGAGTTTGTGTGGAACTTTGCCGACTTCAAGACAGCTCAAA gcTATACCCGCGTGGGCGGCAATAAAAAGGGCGTATTCACCCGCGCCCGTCAACCCAAAGCGGCTGCCCATCTCCTCCGGAAGAGATACTTTGCCTTGGGCAGGGACTTGGACCAATGCAACTTCCCGGACGATCTCTTCACCTACATCGCCGACTTGATATCCTAA
- the LOC119551327 gene encoding beta-glucuronidase isoform X4: protein MRIMGLWRFLKSLILVNKEVPQTRGMLYPRESETREVRSLDGIWNFVRSDQANPTQGVRDEWYAKELSQSRPTIPMPVPASYNDITTDNLRDHVGTVWYDRKFFVPRSWAKDQRIWLRFGSVHYEAYVWINGQKVVKHEMGHLPFEAEVTDLLNYGAENRITVMCDNALIQTTVPQGRITEVPNDGGMTIVQSYSFDFFNYAGIHRSVHLYTTPRTFIEEVEVTTNLSGDASVGEVFYSVSVNGSAANEADNVLQIQANLYDKEGKLVANATSDGKLGGTLQVNQVKPWWPYLMHPEPGYLYELEIKLLATNEELLDVYRLKVGIRTLSWNKKQFLINGKPVYFRGFGRHEDADIRGKGLDNAVMVRDFNLLKWIGANAYRTSHYPYSEESMQFADEHGIMIIDECPSVDTENFSQELLGKHKSSLEQLIHRDRNHPSVVMWSIANEPRTGSMSADSYFELVANFTRSLDSSRPITAAIAVPHTQDKAGRSLDIISFNRYNAWYSNTGRLDMVTQNVIDEATAWNKQYNKPIIMSEYGADTLEGLHMQPAYVWSEEFQTEVFSRHFKAFDELRKKGWFIGEFVWNFADFKTAQSYTRVGGNKKGVFTRARQPKAAAHLLRKRYFALGRDLDQCNFPDDLFTYIADLIS, encoded by the exons ATGCGTATTATGGGATTGTGGCGGTTTCTGAAAT CCCTGATCTTGGTCAACAAGGAGGTGCCCCAAACGCGTGGAATGCTATATCCCAGGGAATCGGAGACGCGGGAGGTGCGATCTCTGGACGGCATCTGGAACTTTGTGAGGTCCGACCAGGCGAATCCCACGCAGGGAGTGCGGGATGAGTGGTATGCCAAAGAGCTGAGCCAGAGCAGGCCGACGATCCCGATGCCAGTGCCCGCCTCCTATAACGACATAACCACGGATAACTTGAGGGACCACGTGGGCACCGTGTGGTACGACCGGAAGTTCTTTGTGCCCCGCTCCTGGGCAAAGGACCAGAGGATCTGGCTGAGGTTCGGCAGTGTGCATTATGAGGCTTATGTG tGGATCAATGGTCAGAAGGTAGTGAAGCACGAGATGGGTCACCTGCCCTTCGAGGCTGAGGTGACGGATCTCCTGAACTACGGGGCCGAGAACCGGATTACAGTGATGTGCGACAACGCTCTGATCCAGACGACTGTGCCGCAGGGCAGGATCACGGAAGTGCCCAACGATGGAGGGATGACCATTGTGCAGAGCTACTCCTTCGACTTCTTCAACTATGCGGGGATCCACAGGAGCGTGCATCTGTACACCACGCCACGCACTTTTATCGAGGAGGTTGAGGTCACCACAAACCTTTCGGGGGATGCCAGTG TTGGCGAGGTCTTTTATAGCGTTAGTGTGAATGGAAGCGCAGCCAACGAGGCGGATAATGTCCTGCAAATTCAGGCCAACCTGTACGACAAGGAAGGCAAATTGGTGGCCAATGCAACTTCGGACGGGAAACTGGGAGGCACGTTGCAAGTGAACCAGGTAAAACCGTGGTGGCCGTACCTAATGCATCCGGAACCCGGTTACCTGTACGAGCTGGAGATCAAACTGCTGGCGACCAACGAGGAGCTCCTGGATGTCTATCGGCTCAAAGTGGGCATACGCACTTTGAGTTGGAACAAAAAGCAGTTCCTAATCAACGGCAAGCCCGTTTATTTCCGTGGATTTGGGCGACACGAAGATGCGGATATCAGGGGCAAAGGTCTAGATAATGCCGTGATGGTTCGGGATTTCAACCTGCTTAAATGGATTGGAGCGAATGCGTACCGCACCTCCCATTATCCCTATTCCGAGGAGTCCATGCAATTTGCGGATGAGCACGGAATCATGATCATCGACGAGTGTCCCAGTGTGGATACAGA AAACTTCAGCCAGGAGCTGCTGGGCAAGCATAAATCGTCGCTGGAACAGCTCATCCATAGGGATCGCAATCATCCGAGTGTAGTGATGTGGTCCATTGCCAATGAACCCCGAACTGGCAGCATGAGTGCGGACTCGTACTTCGA ATTGGTGGCCAATTTCACACGCTCGTTGGATAGTTCCCGACCCATTACGGCTGCCATTGCTGTCCCCCACACCCAGGACAAGGCG GGACGCTCTTTGGACATTATCAGCTTCAATCGCTACAATGCCTGGTATTCAAACACCGGCCGCCTGGATATGGTTACCCAGAACGTGATCGATGAGGCCACCGCCTGGAACAAACAATATAACAAACCCATTATCATGTCTGAGTATGGAGCGGATACCCTGGAGGGTTTGCATATG CAACCAGCTTACGTGTGGTCGGAGGAATTCCAGACAGAGGTGTTTTCCCGTCATTTCAAGGCCTTTGACGAGCTGCGCAAGAAAGGATGGTTTATTGGCGAGTTTGTGTGGAACTTTGCCGACTTCAAGACAGCTCAAA gcTATACCCGCGTGGGCGGCAATAAAAAGGGCGTATTCACCCGCGCCCGTCAACCCAAAGCGGCTGCCCATCTCCTCCGGAAGAGATACTTTGCCTTGGGCAGGGACTTGGACCAATGCAACTTCCCGGACGATCTCTTCACCTACATCGCCGACTTGATATCCTAA
- the LOC119551327 gene encoding beta-glucuronidase isoform X5 — protein MLYPRESETREVRSLDGIWNFVRSDQANPTQGVRDEWYAKELSQSRPTIPMPVPASYNDITTDNLRDHVGTVWYDRKFFVPRSWAKDQRIWLRFGSVHYEAYVWINGQKVVKHEMGHLPFEAEVTDLLNYGAENRITVMCDNALIQTTVPQGRITEVPNDGGMTIVQSYSFDFFNYAGIHRSVHLYTTPRTFIEEVEVTTNLSGDASVGEVFYSVSVNGSAANEADNVLQIQANLYDKEGKLVANATSDGKLGGTLQVNQVKPWWPYLMHPEPGYLYELEIKLLATNEELLDVYRLKVGIRTLSWNKKQFLINGKPVYFRGFGRHEDADIRGKGLDNAVMVRDFNLLKWIGANAYRTSHYPYSEESMQFADEHGIMIIDECPSVDTENFSQELLGKHKSSLEQLIHRDRNHPSVVMWSIANEPRTGSMSADSYFELVANFTRSLDSSRPITAAIAVPHTQDKAGRSLDIISFNRYNAWYSNTGRLDMVTQNVIDEATAWNKQYNKPIIMSEYGADTLEGLHMQPAYVWSEEFQTEVFSRHFKAFDELRKKGWFIGEFVWNFADFKTAQSYTRVGGNKKGVFTRARQPKAAAHLLRKRYFALGRDLDQCNFPDDLFTYIADLIS, from the exons ATGCTATATCCCAGGGAATCGGAGACGCGGGAGGTGCGATCTCTGGACGGCATCTGGAACTTTGTGAGGTCCGACCAGGCGAATCCCACGCAGGGAGTGCGGGATGAGTGGTATGCCAAAGAGCTGAGCCAGAGCAGGCCGACGATCCCGATGCCAGTGCCCGCCTCCTATAACGACATAACCACGGATAACTTGAGGGACCACGTGGGCACCGTGTGGTACGACCGGAAGTTCTTTGTGCCCCGCTCCTGGGCAAAGGACCAGAGGATCTGGCTGAGGTTCGGCAGTGTGCATTATGAGGCTTATGTG tGGATCAATGGTCAGAAGGTAGTGAAGCACGAGATGGGTCACCTGCCCTTCGAGGCTGAGGTGACGGATCTCCTGAACTACGGGGCCGAGAACCGGATTACAGTGATGTGCGACAACGCTCTGATCCAGACGACTGTGCCGCAGGGCAGGATCACGGAAGTGCCCAACGATGGAGGGATGACCATTGTGCAGAGCTACTCCTTCGACTTCTTCAACTATGCGGGGATCCACAGGAGCGTGCATCTGTACACCACGCCACGCACTTTTATCGAGGAGGTTGAGGTCACCACAAACCTTTCGGGGGATGCCAGTG TTGGCGAGGTCTTTTATAGCGTTAGTGTGAATGGAAGCGCAGCCAACGAGGCGGATAATGTCCTGCAAATTCAGGCCAACCTGTACGACAAGGAAGGCAAATTGGTGGCCAATGCAACTTCGGACGGGAAACTGGGAGGCACGTTGCAAGTGAACCAGGTAAAACCGTGGTGGCCGTACCTAATGCATCCGGAACCCGGTTACCTGTACGAGCTGGAGATCAAACTGCTGGCGACCAACGAGGAGCTCCTGGATGTCTATCGGCTCAAAGTGGGCATACGCACTTTGAGTTGGAACAAAAAGCAGTTCCTAATCAACGGCAAGCCCGTTTATTTCCGTGGATTTGGGCGACACGAAGATGCGGATATCAGGGGCAAAGGTCTAGATAATGCCGTGATGGTTCGGGATTTCAACCTGCTTAAATGGATTGGAGCGAATGCGTACCGCACCTCCCATTATCCCTATTCCGAGGAGTCCATGCAATTTGCGGATGAGCACGGAATCATGATCATCGACGAGTGTCCCAGTGTGGATACAGA AAACTTCAGCCAGGAGCTGCTGGGCAAGCATAAATCGTCGCTGGAACAGCTCATCCATAGGGATCGCAATCATCCGAGTGTAGTGATGTGGTCCATTGCCAATGAACCCCGAACTGGCAGCATGAGTGCGGACTCGTACTTCGA ATTGGTGGCCAATTTCACACGCTCGTTGGATAGTTCCCGACCCATTACGGCTGCCATTGCTGTCCCCCACACCCAGGACAAGGCG GGACGCTCTTTGGACATTATCAGCTTCAATCGCTACAATGCCTGGTATTCAAACACCGGCCGCCTGGATATGGTTACCCAGAACGTGATCGATGAGGCCACCGCCTGGAACAAACAATATAACAAACCCATTATCATGTCTGAGTATGGAGCGGATACCCTGGAGGGTTTGCATATG CAACCAGCTTACGTGTGGTCGGAGGAATTCCAGACAGAGGTGTTTTCCCGTCATTTCAAGGCCTTTGACGAGCTGCGCAAGAAAGGATGGTTTATTGGCGAGTTTGTGTGGAACTTTGCCGACTTCAAGACAGCTCAAA gcTATACCCGCGTGGGCGGCAATAAAAAGGGCGTATTCACCCGCGCCCGTCAACCCAAAGCGGCTGCCCATCTCCTCCGGAAGAGATACTTTGCCTTGGGCAGGGACTTGGACCAATGCAACTTCCCGGACGATCTCTTCACCTACATCGCCGACTTGATATCCTAA